The following proteins come from a genomic window of Pseudomonas hygromyciniae:
- a CDS encoding response regulator transcription factor: MFKALVVDDHPFIRSSVKMLLKQEHFDVVAEADNGADAVQMAREHEPDLIVLDIAMPKLDGLEVIARICALGLKCKILVLTSQSPLFYSMRCMKAGAAGYISKTNDLNELIKAIKAVMDGYTFFPNLANSSVRRSDVETTDLELIQSLSDRELTILQQLSQGLSNKEIGDAMLLSNKTVSTYKTRLIEKLNVKSVVYLADFAKRNNLI, translated from the coding sequence ATGTTTAAAGCGTTAGTTGTGGACGATCACCCTTTTATTCGATCTTCGGTCAAAATGCTCTTGAAACAGGAGCATTTCGACGTCGTTGCCGAAGCCGACAACGGGGCAGACGCGGTGCAGATGGCGCGCGAGCACGAACCCGACCTGATCGTTCTGGATATCGCCATGCCCAAGTTGGACGGGCTGGAAGTCATTGCGCGCATCTGCGCACTGGGCCTCAAGTGTAAGATCCTGGTTCTGACCTCCCAATCGCCGCTGTTCTACTCAATGCGTTGCATGAAAGCCGGTGCCGCCGGCTATATCTCCAAGACCAATGACCTGAATGAACTGATTAAAGCGATCAAGGCGGTTATGGACGGATATACTTTCTTCCCCAACTTGGCCAACAGTTCGGTGCGCCGCAGTGATGTCGAAACCACCGACTTGGAATTGATCCAGAGCCTCTCTGATCGTGAACTGACGATTTTGCAACAGTTGTCCCAAGGGTTGAGCAACAAGGAAATCGGTGACGCCATGCTGCTAAGTAACAAGACCGTCAGCACTTATAAAACGCGCTTGATCGAAAAGCTCAATGTCAAGTCTGTGGTCTACCTCGCTGACTTTGCTAAACGTAATAACCTGATCTGA
- a CDS encoding EAL domain-containing response regulator — MLVIITAFAPAWQLIGMAPPRILVLESQRFKRSVLIKMLDRLGLPAVLQACDGEHAMAQLQAGGGVDIVLCDVADRSLDCLEFLQRARQAGLARAVVFCSELHPALRRAVVHMHCLSGLQVLGVLTQPLQLRALRQLLRGYCRRHMPSVSPSLSKALPSEQEIHQGLALGEFRAWFQPKFMLGTGRLAGVEVLARWEHPTRGVLLPAEFLAAVMAYDLIDQMFIQLLEQGMSLLGVLRRQQTQLELAFNLHASQLLNNELMGHIQQALLRHGLPGSTLLFELAENGLLDISPRIQENLLRLRMLGCGLAIDDFGMGFSSLKLLCQLPFNQLKLDGEFVRHIGEPLSRAMVASTLALARSLDMSLVIEGIGTQRAHEGVLALGCEIGQGFYLARPMAGHRLLVWLETHLAGQRAGLDNA, encoded by the coding sequence TTGCTAGTCATTATCACCGCCTTCGCTCCTGCATGGCAGTTGATAGGCATGGCTCCGCCCCGCATCCTCGTTTTGGAAAGCCAACGATTCAAACGCAGCGTTCTGATCAAGATGCTTGATCGGCTGGGCTTGCCAGCTGTGCTTCAGGCTTGTGACGGCGAACACGCCATGGCGCAATTGCAGGCGGGCGGCGGGGTCGACATCGTGCTCTGTGACGTAGCAGACAGGAGCCTTGACTGCCTGGAGTTCCTGCAGCGCGCCAGACAGGCAGGCTTAGCGCGTGCGGTTGTCTTTTGCAGTGAGTTACATCCCGCGTTACGCCGGGCGGTGGTCCATATGCATTGTCTTTCCGGTCTGCAAGTGTTGGGTGTGTTGACTCAGCCATTGCAGTTGCGCGCCCTGCGGCAGTTATTGCGCGGTTATTGCCGACGGCATATGCCATCGGTAAGTCCGTCGCTCTCCAAAGCATTACCCTCTGAGCAGGAGATTCACCAAGGCTTGGCATTGGGTGAGTTTCGTGCCTGGTTTCAGCCTAAATTCATGCTAGGCACCGGGCGCCTCGCGGGTGTGGAGGTGTTGGCACGCTGGGAGCATCCAACCAGGGGCGTGCTATTGCCGGCGGAGTTTCTGGCTGCCGTTATGGCCTACGATTTGATCGACCAGATGTTCATACAACTTCTTGAGCAAGGCATGAGCCTTCTGGGGGTTTTGCGCCGTCAGCAGACTCAGCTTGAACTGGCGTTTAACCTGCATGCCTCGCAATTGCTCAACAACGAGTTGATGGGGCATATCCAGCAGGCGTTGCTGCGCCATGGCCTTCCCGGCTCCACGTTGTTGTTCGAACTGGCGGAGAACGGCTTACTGGATATCTCACCGCGAATCCAGGAAAACCTGCTTCGTCTACGGATGCTCGGCTGCGGCTTAGCCATTGATGATTTTGGCATGGGCTTTTCATCGCTCAAACTGCTCTGCCAACTGCCCTTCAATCAACTTAAACTCGACGGCGAGTTCGTTCGCCATATTGGCGAACCGCTCAGTCGGGCCATGGTCGCCAGTACGTTGGCATTGGCTCGCTCGCTGGACATGAGCTTGGTGATCGAAGGCATTGGCACTCAGCGCGCCCATGAGGGTGTATTGGCCCTGGGATGTGAAATCGGGCAGGGATTTTACCTGGCCCGGCCAATGGCGGGCCATCGGTTGCTGGTGTGGCTTGAAACACACCTTGCCGGTCAGCGCGCGGGGCTGGATAACGCCTGA
- a CDS encoding DUF4142 domain-containing protein, whose translation MSRMAIRLRTATFAMLLGLGASNAFAQGPAEFIEQASAKGMADIETSRMAHAKTSSQEIKDYTIEVINERTLANQHLAAIAKKLDLPVAPRDKIVDKAESLMPELTDGDSFDAAYTAQQVKANEDAIALFKQQGAASDVPEIKALVDETLPKLETRLEKARALASSYGKSRRGDG comes from the coding sequence ATGAGCCGCATGGCTATCCGGTTACGCACCGCCACTTTCGCGATGCTGCTGGGCCTCGGCGCCAGCAATGCTTTCGCCCAAGGGCCTGCCGAATTCATCGAGCAAGCCTCGGCCAAGGGCATGGCCGATATCGAAACCAGCCGCATGGCCCACGCCAAGACCTCGTCCCAGGAAATCAAGGACTACACCATCGAGGTCATCAACGAACGGACCCTGGCCAATCAGCATTTGGCGGCCATTGCGAAAAAACTCGACTTGCCGGTGGCGCCTCGCGACAAGATCGTCGACAAGGCCGAAAGCCTGATGCCTGAGTTGACCGATGGCGACTCTTTTGACGCCGCCTACACGGCCCAGCAGGTCAAGGCCAACGAAGATGCAATCGCGCTGTTCAAGCAGCAAGGCGCGGCGTCGGATGTGCCAGAAATCAAGGCGCTGGTAGATGAAACCCTGCCCAAACTGGAAACCCGTCTGGAAAAAGCCCGTGCGCTGGCTTCGTCCTACGGCAAGAGCCGTCGCGGCGACGGTTGA
- a CDS encoding methylated-DNA--[protein]-cysteine S-methyltransferase: MPCEYKLMPSPVGQLTLVARNGKLAAILWETERANRVRLGELVEVSDNPALLQAERQLNEYFAGTRNRFDLELDFEGTEFQKKVWAALLTIPFGETRSYSQIAMQIGSPKAVRAVGAANGRNPISIVAPCHRVIGASGRLTGFAGGLEAKQYLLTLEDGEPTRSLF, encoded by the coding sequence GTGCCGTGTGAATACAAACTCATGCCCTCCCCCGTCGGCCAATTGACCCTGGTCGCGCGCAACGGCAAGCTCGCCGCCATCTTGTGGGAAACCGAGCGCGCTAACCGCGTGCGCCTGGGCGAGTTGGTGGAGGTCAGCGACAATCCAGCGCTGCTGCAGGCCGAGCGCCAGTTGAATGAGTATTTTGCCGGCACCCGCAACCGCTTCGATCTGGAGCTGGATTTCGAAGGCACCGAGTTCCAGAAAAAAGTCTGGGCCGCACTGTTGACCATTCCCTTCGGTGAAACCCGCAGCTACAGCCAGATAGCCATGCAGATTGGCAGCCCGAAAGCAGTGCGTGCGGTGGGGGCAGCCAATGGGCGCAATCCGATTTCAATCGTCGCGCCCTGCCATCGGGTGATTGGTGCGTCAGGCCGGCTCACCGGGTTTGCCGGTGGCCTGGAGGCCAAGCAGTACCTGCTCACGCTGGAGGATGGCGAGCCGACCCGGTCGCTGTTTTGA
- a CDS encoding type II toxin-antitoxin system HicB family antitoxin codes for MLYPIAISTGDDDHAWGVEIPDIPGCFSAGDDLDDAMAMAREAIEGHFELLAEDGAPIPSAQKVTHHAANPLYAGCIWAVVDIDVTKYLGKAQKLNITLPGYLLNRIDEYVLHHPEEKSRSGFLASAALKVLQQER; via the coding sequence ATGCTGTATCCGATTGCAATTTCAACGGGTGACGACGACCACGCCTGGGGTGTGGAAATCCCCGACATCCCTGGGTGTTTCTCTGCCGGCGATGACCTGGATGACGCCATGGCCATGGCGCGGGAGGCCATAGAAGGTCACTTCGAGCTTCTGGCGGAGGATGGCGCGCCCATTCCCAGCGCGCAAAAAGTCACCCATCACGCGGCCAACCCTCTGTACGCCGGCTGCATCTGGGCGGTAGTGGACATCGATGTGACCAAGTACCTGGGCAAGGCGCAAAAACTCAACATCACCTTGCCGGGCTATCTGCTCAACCGAATTGATGAATACGTGCTGCATCACCCGGAAGAAAAAAGCCGCTCCGGGTTCCTGGCTTCGGCAGCGCTGAAAGTGCTGCAGCAAGAGCGGTGA
- a CDS encoding type II toxin-antitoxin system HicA family toxin, protein MDSRYLIGHIVADGWYLARVRGSHHHFKHPTKPGLVTIPHPRKELLDKTAKSILKQALLG, encoded by the coding sequence GTGGATAGCCGATACTTGATAGGCCATATCGTCGCAGACGGCTGGTACCTGGCACGCGTCAGGGGCAGCCATCATCATTTCAAACATCCAACCAAGCCTGGGCTGGTGACTATTCCCCATCCCAGGAAAGAGCTGTTGGACAAGACCGCCAAGAGCATTTTGAAGCAAGCTCTGCTCGGTTGA
- a CDS encoding alpha/beta fold hydrolase — MRPEIAVLDIQGQYRVYTEFYRADAAQKTIILVNGSMATTASFAQTVKSLYPQFNVVLYDQPYAGRSKAHNRHEHMVTKESEGQILLELIEHFAAEHVLSFSWGGVATLVALAQRPRRVEKAVISSFSPVINAPMRDYLERGVDYLGSLDRHSVGHLVNSTIGKHLPPLFKRFNYRHVSTLAEHEYGQMHFHISQVLNSDRQCYLKAARQIDIPVLFLNGEWDEYTSAEDARLFGQHVAKSSFGTIQATGHFLDMEHKAACNDSRQALMSFLKPEQSVNRLRYHQGQAVHALAI, encoded by the coding sequence ATGAGGCCAGAAATCGCTGTGCTGGATATACAGGGTCAGTATCGGGTTTACACGGAGTTCTATCGCGCGGACGCTGCTCAAAAGACCATCATCCTGGTCAACGGCTCCATGGCCACCACCGCGTCTTTTGCCCAGACCGTGAAAAGCCTGTACCCACAGTTCAATGTGGTTTTATACGATCAGCCCTACGCCGGTCGCTCCAAAGCCCACAACCGTCATGAGCATATGGTGACGAAGGAAAGTGAAGGCCAGATCCTTCTGGAACTCATCGAGCACTTCGCCGCCGAACATGTGCTGTCCTTTTCCTGGGGCGGCGTTGCCACCCTCGTCGCCCTTGCCCAGCGGCCTCGGCGAGTGGAAAAGGCCGTCATCAGCTCGTTCTCCCCGGTGATCAACGCGCCGATGCGCGACTACCTGGAGCGCGGCGTCGACTACCTCGGCAGCCTTGACCGCCACAGCGTCGGGCATCTGGTCAACAGCACCATCGGCAAACACCTGCCGCCGCTGTTCAAGCGCTTCAACTATCGCCACGTCAGCACCCTGGCCGAGCACGAGTATGGGCAGATGCACTTCCACATCAGCCAGGTCCTCAACAGCGACCGCCAGTGCTACCTCAAGGCGGCGCGGCAGATCGACATTCCGGTGTTGTTCTTGAATGGTGAATGGGACGAATACACCAGCGCCGAGGATGCCCGGCTGTTTGGCCAACATGTGGCCAAAAGCAGCTTTGGCACCATCCAGGCCACCGGACATTTCCTGGATATGGAGCACAAGGCCGCGTGCAACGACAGCCGACAGGCATTGATGAGCTTTTTGAAACCGGAACAGTCGGTGAATCGACTGCGGTATCACCAGGGGCAGGCTGTGCATGCACTGGCAATTTAA
- a CDS encoding 16S rRNA pseudouridine(516) synthase — protein MRIDRFLSNLPRFNRQQVRLLLAERRIQVDGQPVNDPRHDVREFSRVECDGQLLQAGKPARYFMLHKPPGCVSATVDPQHATVLDLLDEPDKGDLHIAGRLDFNTTGLLLLTNDGQWSRRLTQPQTKLPKVYYVETEQEIGPDYAATFSAGLYFAFENLTTQPAELQVLSPKSARLSIIEGRYHQVKRMFGHFNNKVTRLHRERMGPLVLDEQLAPGQYRPLTEAEICQI, from the coding sequence ATGCGTATCGACCGATTTCTCAGCAACCTGCCGCGCTTCAATCGCCAGCAGGTGCGCCTGCTGCTGGCTGAGCGGCGGATCCAGGTCGATGGACAGCCGGTCAACGATCCGCGGCATGACGTTCGCGAGTTCAGCCGTGTGGAGTGTGATGGGCAACTCCTGCAAGCCGGCAAACCCGCACGGTACTTCATGCTGCACAAGCCGCCTGGCTGCGTGAGTGCCACCGTCGACCCGCAACACGCCACCGTCCTCGACCTGCTGGATGAACCCGACAAGGGCGACCTGCATATCGCCGGCCGCCTGGACTTCAACACCACTGGCCTGCTGCTGCTGACCAATGATGGCCAGTGGTCGCGACGCCTGACCCAGCCTCAGACCAAGCTGCCCAAGGTCTACTACGTCGAGACCGAACAGGAGATTGGTCCGGACTATGCCGCAACCTTCAGCGCCGGCCTGTACTTCGCCTTCGAGAACCTGACCACCCAACCGGCCGAGTTGCAGGTGCTGAGCCCCAAAAGTGCGCGCCTGAGCATCATTGAAGGGCGTTATCACCAGGTCAAGCGCATGTTCGGGCACTTCAACAACAAGGTCACGCGCCTGCACCGCGAGCGCATGGGGCCGCTGGTGCTGGATGAACAGCTCGCCCCCGGCCAGTATCGGCCGCTGACCGAGGCTGAAATCTGCCAGATATGA
- a CDS encoding cysteine-rich CWC family protein — protein MTTPTLCPACGARNDCALADPRTADRACWCYSVTIDSKVLEALPVALRNKACLCPRCAQVDARLRGAEPQ, from the coding sequence ATGACCACTCCCACACTTTGCCCGGCCTGCGGCGCCCGCAACGACTGCGCCCTGGCCGACCCGCGCACCGCTGACCGCGCCTGCTGGTGCTACAGCGTCACCATCGATTCCAAGGTGCTCGAAGCCCTGCCCGTGGCGCTTCGCAACAAGGCTTGCCTGTGCCCGCGCTGTGCCCAGGTCGATGCCCGATTGCGCGGGGCCGAGCCCCAGTAA